In one Pseudomonas sp. Bout1 genomic region, the following are encoded:
- a CDS encoding amino acid ABC transporter ATP-binding protein has translation MRSIVKAVNLNKYYDQYHALQDINLEVEQGEVLCIIGPSGSGKSTLLRCVNQLEKIDKGGLWVDGELVGYRVVGNKLHELNESQIARQRLATGMVFQRFNLFPHMTVLQNIIEGPCQVLKRSPKEATEDALELLARVGLADKRNAYPVELSGGQQQRVAIARALAMRPKLMLFDEPTSALDPELVGEVLSVMRDLATTGMTMIVVTHELGFAREVSNRMVFMDAGQIVEAGSPEEILISPQNPRTQSFISAVRT, from the coding sequence ATGAGAAGCATCGTCAAGGCCGTGAACCTGAACAAGTATTACGACCAGTATCACGCGTTGCAGGACATCAACCTGGAAGTCGAACAAGGCGAAGTGCTGTGCATTATCGGCCCGTCGGGTTCCGGCAAAAGTACCCTGCTGCGCTGCGTCAATCAGCTGGAAAAAATCGACAAGGGCGGCCTGTGGGTCGATGGCGAACTGGTGGGTTACCGGGTCGTCGGCAACAAGCTGCATGAGTTGAATGAATCACAGATCGCCCGTCAGCGCTTGGCCACCGGCATGGTGTTTCAGCGCTTCAATTTGTTCCCGCACATGACCGTGTTGCAGAACATCATCGAAGGCCCGTGCCAGGTGCTCAAGCGCTCGCCCAAGGAAGCCACCGAAGACGCGTTGGAGTTGCTGGCCCGCGTCGGCCTGGCGGACAAGCGCAATGCCTACCCGGTGGAATTGTCTGGCGGGCAGCAACAACGTGTGGCAATTGCCCGCGCGTTGGCGATGCGCCCCAAGCTGATGTTGTTTGACGAACCCACGTCAGCCCTCGACCCGGAGCTGGTAGGAGAAGTGCTGTCGGTGATGCGCGACTTGGCCACCACCGGCATGACCATGATTGTGGTCACCCATGAGTTGGGCTTCGCGCGCGAAGTGTCCAACCGCATGGTGTTTATGGACGCCGGCCAGATTGTGGAAGCCGGCAGCCCTGAAGAAATTCTAATAAGCCCACAAAACCCGCGTACCCAAAGCTTTATTTCTGCCGTTCGCACTTAA